Genomic DNA from Gammaproteobacteria bacterium:
GTATACACGGGGAGAAATCTATGAGTGAGCGAAAGATTATTCTGGACTGTGATCCAGGCCACGATGACGCCGTGGCTATTTTGTTGGTGTTGGCCTCACCGGAGGAGATCGATCTTTTGGGTATCACCTGTGTCGCTGGAAATGTACCGCTAGATCTGACGCGGAAAAATGCGCTCAAAGTCTGCGAACTGGCAGGCCATACCGACGTCGCCGTGTATTCCGGCTGTGAGCGGCCATTGGTCCGAGTGCTCAATACAGCGGAAAATGTGCATGGCCAGTCGGGACTGGATCTGCCCGGTGGCGGTGTACTGCCTGAACCATCTATGACCCTCAGATTCCAGCATGCAGTTGACTACATCATTGAAACCCTGATAGCCGAAGACAGCGGGTCTATTACCTTGTGTCCAACCGGACCCTTGACCAATATTGCTGTGGCAATGATTCGGGCACCCGAGATCGTACCTCGCATTCGTGAAATCGTCTTAATGGGGGGTGCGGCAATCAACCCCGGTAATGTCACACCGGCAGCAGAGTTCAACATCTACGTCGACCCGCATGCCGCGCATGTGGTGTTTGCTTCAGGCGTGCCTTTAGTGATGATGGGTCTTGATGTGACGCACCAGGTACTGGTAACCGCAGAGCGAATAGATGCGCTGCGGACTGCTGGCGGCCAGGTGTCTGCCGCCGTGGCTGATCTGATGATGTTTTACTGTCGTTTTGACCTCGATAAATACCGGATGGAGGGGGGTCCATTGCACGACCCTTGCGTGATCGCTTACCTGATTGACAGCACACTTTTCGATTTGAAGCATGTCAATGTCGAGATCGAAACGAATGCCGATCTCACTTTGGGTCAGACGGTCGCGGACTGGTGGAAAGTGACAGATCGGGTACCGAATTGTCACGTGGCGTACCAGGCTGATGACGCCCGCTTTTTTGAACTCTTGAACAATAGACTGGCGCGTTTACCATGACCGTGATTGTTTTCGGTTCGGCCAATGTGGATCTGGTTATGCCAGTCTCCACCTTGCCTATGCCGGGCGAGACCGTACTGACACAGGACTATCACGCGGTTCCAGGGGGCAAGGGTGCCAATCAAGCGCTGGCGGTAAAAAGAGCTGGTGTGCCAGCGAATTTTGTCGGTGCGGTGGGTAAAGATCATTATGCCGACTGTGCTTTGTCGCTGCTGCGTGAAGAGTCGGTTGGTTTGGAGGCGACAGTAGTATCCGACCGGCCCACAGGCTGTGCGGTGGTGATGGTGGATGCGGAAGGTGAAAATTCCATTGTCGTTGCCAGTGGCGCAAATCTGGATGTGCGTGCGCATCAAGTGAGTGATGCACTGCTCAAAAGCAACCGCGTGCTGATTCTGCAGCAGGAAGTATCATTCGAGGAAAACGAGTCTTTGGGATGTCGTGCCCAACAGGCAGGGCTGCAGATCGTACTGAATCTGGCGCCAGCGACGCAGATTCCCACAGGGCTGTTGGCCAACACCAATTTTCTAATTGTCAATGAGGTTGAGGCCGCGTTTCTCGCCGGTGAGCAGACTCAAGTCAGCATGACCGACTTGGCTGAGCACCTCGCGGACACCTACGACTGCGGTACGCTGATCACGCTCGGACCTGCGGGATGTGTGGTGGCAAGCGG
This window encodes:
- a CDS encoding nucleoside hydrolase; the encoded protein is MSERKIILDCDPGHDDAVAILLVLASPEEIDLLGITCVAGNVPLDLTRKNALKVCELAGHTDVAVYSGCERPLVRVLNTAENVHGQSGLDLPGGGVLPEPSMTLRFQHAVDYIIETLIAEDSGSITLCPTGPLTNIAVAMIRAPEIVPRIREIVLMGGAAINPGNVTPAAEFNIYVDPHAAHVVFASGVPLVMMGLDVTHQVLVTAERIDALRTAGGQVSAAVADLMMFYCRFDLDKYRMEGGPLHDPCVIAYLIDSTLFDLKHVNVEIETNADLTLGQTVADWWKVTDRVPNCHVAYQADDARFFELLNNRLARLP
- a CDS encoding ribokinase, translated to MTVIVFGSANVDLVMPVSTLPMPGETVLTQDYHAVPGGKGANQALAVKRAGVPANFVGAVGKDHYADCALSLLREESVGLEATVVSDRPTGCAVVMVDAEGENSIVVASGANLDVRAHQVSDALLKSNRVLILQQEVSFEENESLGCRAQQAGLQIVLNLAPATQIPTGLLANTNFLIVNEVEAAFLAGEQTQVSMTDLAEHLADTYDCGTLITLGPAGCVVASGDERAFGVDAPGVEVVDTTGAGDTFTGYFAALLAQEHLSLRQCVAGATQAASLACTRMGAQSGIPCAEDVLRAKG